One Lentibacillus cibarius DNA window includes the following coding sequences:
- a CDS encoding thioredoxin family protein: MKHIETEEQFNDIIQSDQPVIVKFFANWCPDCKRMDMFIGDVMEEFNNYNWYEINSDEVKGIAQKCEVMGIPSILIFKDGEKLAHQHSADTKTPESVSTFLHQQLG; this comes from the coding sequence TTGAAACACATTGAAACAGAAGAACAATTCAATGACATCATCCAATCGGATCAACCGGTTATTGTAAAGTTTTTTGCGAACTGGTGCCCTGATTGTAAACGGATGGATATGTTTATTGGGGATGTCATGGAAGAATTTAATAATTATAACTGGTACGAAATCAACAGTGATGAAGTGAAAGGTATTGCGCAAAAGTGTGAAGTGATGGGTATCCCGAGCATTCTGATTTTTAAAGATGGGGAAAAACTCGCACACCAGCACAGTGCCGATACAAAAACACCTGAATCAGTCAGTACGTTTCTTCATCAGCAACTTGGTTAA
- a CDS encoding VOC family protein, giving the protein MLAIDHIVIAARDPEQAAKDFGNEHGVTIIKGGKHDNWGTYNYLAYFRNDCYIEWLGIYNEVIAAQSDNPLVQLLVRRFEEGIEGVIQYALRTEQMNDFIENLQSLSVPFTGPVPGSRERPDGSLLEWRMLFPEYGNDVLPFLIEWGKEKNTPQSDSLINNKAIHLISTNIKDPSNFASIYQLSFSNDTAHLANADLQLSNGLNFSISYG; this is encoded by the coding sequence ATGCTTGCTATCGATCATATTGTGATTGCCGCAAGAGATCCGGAACAAGCGGCAAAAGATTTCGGAAATGAACACGGTGTCACCATTATTAAAGGAGGCAAGCACGACAATTGGGGGACGTATAACTATTTGGCGTACTTTCGTAATGACTGCTATATCGAATGGCTCGGGATTTACAACGAAGTAATCGCAGCACAGTCAGATAATCCATTGGTTCAATTGCTTGTCAGGAGGTTTGAAGAAGGTATTGAAGGGGTAATCCAATATGCGCTACGGACGGAACAGATGAACGACTTTATCGAAAATCTCCAATCTTTATCCGTTCCGTTCACAGGCCCCGTTCCCGGAAGCCGAGAACGACCGGATGGCAGCCTTCTGGAGTGGCGGATGCTGTTCCCGGAATACGGTAACGATGTGCTGCCATTTTTAATTGAGTGGGGGAAGGAAAAAAACACTCCACAGAGCGACAGCCTAATCAATAACAAAGCGATTCACTTGATTTCTACCAATATTAAAGATCCAAGTAATTTTGCTTCCATTTATCAGCTGTCGTTTTCTAATGACACTGCACATCTGGCAAATGCTGATTTACAGCTTTCTAATGGCTTGAACTTTTCCATTAGCTATGGCTAG
- a CDS encoding glutaredoxin family protein, with the protein MIGQRVVVYINDNSPDCKKLLNELNYWQIGYETRNVSKNRRYMEYLQENGIFGTPATIVNDQMILGSQINKIKRELGMMRQQSYGNVSNNW; encoded by the coding sequence ATGATTGGTCAGCGTGTTGTTGTGTATATTAATGATAACAGCCCGGATTGCAAGAAATTGTTGAATGAGCTGAACTATTGGCAGATTGGTTATGAAACAAGGAATGTATCAAAGAATAGGAGATATATGGAGTACCTTCAGGAGAACGGTATCTTTGGCACACCCGCCACCATTGTGAATGACCAGATGATTTTAGGGTCACAAATTAACAAAATTAAACGGGAGCTGGGCATGATGCGGCAGCAATCGTATGGAAACGTATCGAATAACTGGTGA
- a CDS encoding YppG family protein — protein sequence MFRKNNPYWPPFDHYMDGSPNAMNNYNYYPPSHPTPFELYAKPKQPMPQDPYAMNHYTSGSMPTQGNLLQYFKDDNGELDYGKMLSTAQQAAKTAQQLSPVVKEVHSIIKQMNSGARY from the coding sequence ATGTTCCGGAAAAACAATCCATACTGGCCACCTTTCGATCACTATATGGACGGCTCCCCGAATGCAATGAATAATTACAATTACTATCCTCCCAGTCACCCAACGCCATTTGAATTGTATGCCAAGCCAAAACAACCGATGCCTCAGGATCCGTATGCAATGAATCATTACACGTCCGGTTCGATGCCCACGCAAGGTAATCTGCTCCAATATTTCAAGGATGATAATGGTGAACTTGATTATGGGAAAATGCTGTCGACGGCTCAACAAGCGGCAAAAACGGCTCAGCAGTTATCGCCGGTTGTCAAGGAAGTGCATTCCATTATAAAACAAATGAATTCAGGTGCCCGGTACTGA
- a CDS encoding alpha/beta hydrolase translates to MIGCLIIHGYTGGPHEVEPLAAYLREHTNWEVEVPTLPGHGKNLELAHVTHTAWLDAAENELEHMKAKTDKLYLIGFSMGGMIAAYLASKHDIEKLVLLAPARKYLSFLKMVKEVKGVLMDVFKGKIGENRFLKHYKNKWRDVPFKANLEFLKLVNFTRRHLAKVQVPVLIAQGLQDMMVPYKTVHRLDREIMSDQKEVVLFDRSKHLLCLGDDKDTLNAMVYQFLTEEDSN, encoded by the coding sequence ATGATAGGATGTTTAATCATACATGGGTATACTGGTGGTCCACATGAAGTTGAGCCATTGGCAGCATATTTGCGCGAACACACCAATTGGGAAGTGGAAGTGCCGACACTGCCCGGACATGGTAAGAACCTGGAACTGGCTCATGTCACGCACACAGCCTGGCTTGATGCGGCGGAAAATGAACTGGAGCATATGAAGGCAAAGACTGATAAGCTTTATTTGATTGGTTTTTCCATGGGTGGAATGATTGCAGCATATTTGGCTTCAAAGCATGACATCGAAAAATTAGTGCTCCTAGCTCCGGCTAGAAAGTACCTGTCGTTCTTGAAAATGGTTAAGGAAGTAAAAGGTGTACTTATGGATGTGTTTAAAGGAAAAATAGGTGAGAATCGTTTTCTGAAGCATTATAAAAACAAATGGCGGGATGTCCCGTTCAAGGCAAACTTAGAATTTTTAAAGCTGGTAAATTTCACAAGAAGACACCTTGCTAAAGTACAAGTACCTGTATTAATAGCTCAGGGCCTGCAGGATATGATGGTTCCATACAAAACAGTTCACCGTTTGGACAGGGAGATTATGTCAGACCAGAAGGAAGTGGTGTTATTTGACCGGTCCAAACATTTGCTTTGCCTTGGTGACGACAAAGATACACTCAATGCAATGGTTTATCAATTCTTGACAGAGGAAGATAGCAATTGA
- a CDS encoding DMT family transporter, which translates to MRIPPFNPYIAVVTGVIAGSTSAILVKLANQAPAAIIANYRLLLAVILMAPVVLLKYRHEFKYIQGKDWLLSVMAGIFLAFHFIVWFESLDYTSVASSVVLVTLQPIFAFLGTYLFFKERFSYGAIISMIIALLGSVIISWGDFQISGVALFGDMLALLGAVLVTGYLLVGQQVRKRLSLMTYTFVVYGISSVTLIVYNLIGQNPFFGYPADHWLVFLGLAIFPTFFGHTLFNWALKWLSTATISMGVVFEPVGASILAYFILGETVTSSQWLGGTIVLVGLFLFIMSTTKKRKVTLSRKHSNTERSYMD; encoded by the coding sequence ATGCGAATCCCTCCGTTCAATCCATATATAGCGGTGGTAACTGGTGTTATCGCTGGTTCAACATCAGCGATTCTCGTCAAATTGGCTAATCAAGCACCTGCAGCAATTATCGCTAATTATCGCCTGCTGCTTGCAGTCATCCTAATGGCACCGGTTGTCCTTTTAAAATATCGGCATGAGTTTAAATACATACAAGGAAAGGATTGGCTGCTTTCCGTAATGGCGGGCATTTTCCTAGCGTTTCATTTTATTGTCTGGTTCGAATCTCTGGATTATACATCGGTGGCAAGCTCGGTTGTGCTTGTCACACTGCAGCCGATCTTCGCATTTTTAGGGACCTATCTCTTCTTCAAGGAGCGATTTTCCTATGGAGCAATTATCAGCATGATCATTGCCCTTTTAGGGAGTGTAATCATTAGCTGGGGAGATTTTCAGATAAGCGGGGTCGCCCTATTCGGGGACATGCTGGCACTTCTTGGAGCAGTTTTAGTCACCGGATATTTACTCGTGGGACAACAGGTGCGAAAACGTTTATCGTTAATGACATACACATTTGTTGTATATGGCATCAGTTCGGTGACGCTCATTGTCTATAATTTGATCGGGCAGAATCCATTTTTTGGTTATCCTGCAGATCATTGGCTCGTCTTTCTTGGACTTGCTATATTCCCGACGTTTTTCGGCCACACATTGTTCAATTGGGCCTTGAAATGGCTTAGTACTGCTACCATATCAATGGGCGTTGTTTTCGAACCTGTCGGGGCATCTATTCTGGCCTATTTCATACTGGGCGAGACCGTTACATCGTCTCAGTGGCTTGGTGGAACCATTGTACTCGTCGGCCTGTTTTTATTCATCATGAGCACAACGAAAAAACGGAAAGTGACATTATCGAGAAAACACTCGAATACTGAACGGTCATACATGGATTAA
- a CDS encoding DEAD/DEAH box helicase, which produces MTTFNELNISQPIMKALEKMGFEEATPIQAETIPSALEGNDVIGQAQTGTGKTAAFGIPLLEKIDSSQRKIQALIVAPTRELAIQVAEEINRLGKGKGIRTISVFGGQHMERQIKALKDGPQVVVATPGRLLDHMRRKTIRTDNVQTAVLDEADEMLNMGFIDDIRDILKNIPAERQTLLFSATMPKEIRDIATNLMNNPKEVKVKAKEMTVENIDQYFIEIPEKHKFDTLTNHLDIYAPGLAIVFARTKKRVDEVTDGLQTRGFRAEGIHGDLTQGKRMSVLNKFKNNRVDVLVATDVAARGLDISGVTHVYNFDIPQDPEGYVHRIGRTGRAGRAGEAISFITPREIAQLHLIEKVTKSKMKRMGPPTYQEARRGQQQAAADKLRRTIDKKDLQEYHETATELLQDHDSVTVVAAALKMLTKERRNAPVNISSVQPISVKKAQRSRDNKGGRSGNKKFYGKRGQGGRSQGGRNQGGRNRKGNYQKRQNNRRPNS; this is translated from the coding sequence GTGACAACATTTAATGAACTAAACATATCACAACCCATTATGAAGGCATTGGAGAAAATGGGATTTGAGGAAGCAACGCCTATCCAGGCGGAAACGATTCCGTCTGCCTTAGAGGGTAATGATGTAATTGGACAAGCACAGACCGGTACAGGAAAAACAGCGGCATTCGGCATACCATTGCTTGAAAAAATCGATTCCAGCCAAAGGAAAATACAAGCGTTAATCGTAGCGCCTACAAGAGAGCTGGCGATTCAGGTTGCTGAAGAAATTAATCGTCTTGGTAAAGGAAAAGGGATCCGAACGATTTCAGTATTCGGCGGCCAGCACATGGAACGGCAAATAAAGGCACTGAAAGATGGTCCGCAAGTAGTAGTTGCAACACCCGGACGACTGCTTGACCATATGCGCAGGAAAACGATTAGAACTGACAACGTACAAACGGCTGTGCTGGATGAAGCAGACGAAATGCTGAATATGGGATTCATCGACGACATTCGGGACATCTTGAAGAATATTCCGGCAGAGCGGCAAACACTTTTATTTTCAGCTACCATGCCTAAGGAAATTCGGGATATTGCAACGAATCTGATGAATAACCCGAAAGAAGTAAAAGTAAAGGCAAAGGAAATGACGGTTGAAAATATCGATCAGTACTTTATTGAGATTCCGGAAAAGCATAAATTTGACACACTGACCAATCATTTAGATATTTATGCGCCTGGACTAGCCATTGTATTTGCCCGTACGAAAAAACGTGTCGACGAAGTAACAGATGGACTGCAGACAAGAGGTTTTCGTGCGGAAGGTATTCATGGGGATTTGACCCAGGGAAAACGGATGTCAGTTTTGAACAAGTTTAAAAATAACCGTGTTGACGTGTTAGTGGCTACAGATGTTGCGGCACGTGGACTCGATATTTCCGGCGTAACCCATGTTTATAACTTTGATATACCACAAGACCCGGAAGGCTACGTACACCGGATTGGCCGAACCGGAAGAGCTGGACGCGCCGGAGAAGCGATTTCGTTTATTACGCCACGCGAAATAGCACAATTACACTTGATTGAAAAAGTGACGAAAAGCAAGATGAAACGCATGGGTCCACCGACATATCAGGAAGCAAGACGCGGCCAGCAGCAAGCGGCAGCCGATAAACTGCGCCGGACGATAGATAAGAAAGACCTTCAGGAGTACCATGAAACAGCAACTGAATTGCTGCAGGATCATGATTCCGTAACTGTTGTTGCAGCTGCATTGAAAATGTTGACTAAAGAGCGGCGCAATGCCCCCGTTAACATTTCGTCCGTCCAGCCGATCAGTGTGAAAAAAGCACAACGATCCAGAGATAATAAAGGCGGAAGATCAGGCAACAAGAAGTTTTATGGTAAACGTGGACAAGGCGGTCGCTCGCAAGGAGGCCGTAACCAAGGCGGACGTAATCGCAAAGGGAATTACCAGAAACGCCAAAATAATCGTAGACCAAACAGTTAA
- a CDS encoding PH domain-containing protein, with translation MRQAPVNRIAEDAVKAWKITGAIFAGVLWLITIGLFIVSYLLEFTYWIGAVGILISVLCSYLFVFLLPILRWRRWRYEVFEQEIYIQHGILIVSRTLVPMIRVQHVDTKQGPILKKYKLASVQISTAATTHEIPALLEEDASELRDRISTLARVDEDDV, from the coding sequence ATGCGACAGGCACCGGTTAATCGAATTGCAGAAGATGCTGTTAAGGCATGGAAAATAACGGGCGCGATATTCGCAGGAGTACTGTGGTTAATAACTATCGGACTCTTTATAGTTTCGTATTTGCTTGAATTTACCTATTGGATTGGTGCAGTGGGAATATTAATTAGCGTACTATGCTCGTATCTCTTTGTCTTTTTGCTGCCTATACTGCGGTGGAGAAGATGGCGCTATGAAGTGTTTGAACAGGAGATTTATATTCAACACGGGATCTTGATTGTGTCGCGAACGCTTGTTCCGATGATTCGTGTCCAGCATGTAGATACAAAACAAGGACCGATTTTAAAAAAATATAAGTTAGCAAGTGTGCAGATTTCCACTGCGGCGACAACACATGAGATCCCAGCTTTGCTTGAAGAAGATGCATCCGAACTGAGGGACAGAATTTCAACATTGGCAAGGGTGGATGAAGACGATGTTTAA
- a CDS encoding PH domain-containing protein, which yields MFKAKRLHPAAILFNLIKTVREFLFAIILGFISFRDESMFYFLLITAGFLVLFIITSILTWYRYTYRVEDDELRIEYGVFIRKKRFISKNRIQSIDLTSGVIHRIFGLTKVQIETAGTGTGAEASLSAVKMAEGEALREELKTGGAQQVDNTDTADEHPEQTNPSQTISFKRLFIAGTTSGSVGVILALAVAGFSELEEFIPNSFYDNTLEWVIGLGIVILIVMAIGVLILLWLLGIAGTMIKNGNFTITKNHNELFITRGLLEKKQITIPLKRIQAVGIQESIIRQPLGFVTVYAEVAGGSMDKGEDFSSTLFPIMKREEVEPFLEIFLPDYGGIQQELTPLPKRARKFYIFRASIIFLILTAVVGFWNPSFIWMPLVLLVGSMILGVMRHRDGGFHQHGEQLTIRHRSFSRNTIMMYHKRIQAFEKKQHKIQSQQKLATMRLSIIGSMGTGTHFAIKDLEESLTDELGDWYSYRS from the coding sequence ATGTTTAAGGCGAAGCGATTACACCCGGCGGCGATTCTTTTTAATTTGATTAAAACGGTTCGTGAATTCCTGTTTGCAATTATTCTTGGATTTATTTCATTCCGAGATGAATCCATGTTTTATTTTCTCCTAATCACAGCAGGTTTTCTGGTCTTATTCATTATAACAAGCATCTTGACATGGTACCGCTATACATACCGGGTCGAGGATGATGAATTACGAATCGAATATGGGGTGTTCATTCGTAAAAAACGCTTTATTTCTAAGAATCGTATTCAGTCGATTGACTTAACATCCGGCGTCATTCATCGGATTTTTGGCCTGACGAAGGTCCAAATCGAAACGGCAGGTACAGGGACGGGAGCAGAGGCATCACTCAGTGCCGTCAAGATGGCTGAAGGTGAAGCGTTGAGGGAAGAGCTGAAAACGGGTGGTGCACAGCAAGTGGACAATACGGATACGGCTGATGAACACCCGGAACAAACAAACCCATCCCAAACCATCAGCTTTAAACGGTTATTTATCGCGGGAACGACATCAGGCAGTGTTGGCGTTATTTTAGCATTGGCGGTAGCCGGTTTCTCTGAACTGGAGGAGTTTATTCCGAATTCCTTTTACGACAATACGCTAGAGTGGGTAATTGGATTAGGAATCGTTATTTTAATAGTGATGGCGATTGGCGTGCTTATACTCCTCTGGCTGCTCGGGATTGCCGGAACGATGATCAAAAATGGAAACTTCACCATTACGAAAAATCATAACGAATTATTTATTACCCGTGGCCTTCTGGAGAAAAAGCAAATAACCATTCCGTTAAAACGAATTCAGGCGGTTGGCATTCAGGAAAGTATCATTAGACAGCCACTTGGTTTTGTGACTGTTTATGCGGAAGTTGCCGGTGGGTCTATGGATAAAGGGGAAGATTTTTCATCGACTCTTTTTCCAATTATGAAACGGGAAGAAGTGGAGCCATTTTTGGAAATATTTTTGCCTGATTATGGCGGAATCCAACAGGAACTAACACCGTTACCAAAACGGGCCCGCAAGTTTTATATTTTTCGCGCGTCCATCATTTTCCTGATATTGACGGCTGTTGTTGGTTTCTGGAATCCATCGTTTATTTGGATGCCGCTCGTATTACTAGTGGGAAGCATGATACTTGGAGTTATGCGCCATCGCGACGGTGGCTTTCACCAGCATGGCGAACAATTAACCATCAGGCATCGTTCGTTTAGCCGGAATACAATCATGATGTATCATAAACGAATCCAGGCATTTGAGAAGAAACAGCATAAGATTCAGTCGCAGCAGAAACTAGCGACCATGCGGCTGTCGATTATAGGAAGTATGGGCACGGGAACGCATTTTGCTATCAAGGATTTGGAAGAATCACTAACAGATGAACTAGGAGACTGGTATTCGTACCGAAGTTGA